In Ferroplasma sp., a single window of DNA contains:
- the dnaG gene encoding DNA primase DnaG has protein sequence MNVDPNITKYVIKAKIVTDGVVEKPDVVGAIFGQTEGLLGEELDLRDLQKSGKIGRIEVEIDTKKGRTEGFVLIPSGLDQVESSILAAALETIDRIGPCKAKVDIEDVEDVRINKRDKVIQRAEELYKKMGTNGKSLSESIIQSVREEVEKKEILSYGEEHLPAGPAVGTSDSIIVVEGRNDVLNLLRYGIKNTIAVQGTSVPKTVKELSKARTVTLFVDGDHGGELIIKEMLQVADVDFIARAPPGTEVEELTYKQIVKALKYKAPVNQYLESHGMIEELKEFTEKNNKAVADMNVNIEKKLETKEEPHKAEKEEKHVEHSEPAATTVEEEIRDVEDPRFVRNKLNELYESKAVEIYDSTSNPVARYPISDAVELMQGVKNASVIISGGVISQRFVDIAFNMGVKSIYGMKMGHVTKKPDGIRVVTWDHM, from the coding sequence ATGAATGTCGATCCAAACATAACAAAATATGTTATCAAAGCAAAGATAGTAACTGATGGTGTTGTTGAAAAACCCGATGTTGTTGGTGCAATATTCGGGCAGACTGAAGGATTATTGGGTGAGGAATTAGACTTAAGGGATTTACAGAAAAGTGGAAAGATAGGCAGGATAGAAGTTGAAATAGATACCAAGAAAGGTAGGACAGAGGGGTTCGTATTAATTCCTTCTGGACTTGACCAGGTAGAGAGTTCAATTCTAGCGGCGGCTCTTGAAACCATTGACAGAATAGGCCCATGCAAGGCAAAGGTGGACATAGAAGACGTTGAAGACGTACGTATAAACAAGAGGGATAAAGTTATTCAGAGGGCCGAAGAGCTGTATAAAAAAATGGGCACAAATGGAAAGAGCCTCAGTGAAAGCATAATCCAGTCTGTCAGGGAGGAAGTTGAGAAGAAGGAAATTCTATCATACGGGGAGGAACATCTTCCGGCGGGTCCTGCAGTAGGTACTTCTGATTCAATTATAGTTGTAGAGGGCAGGAATGATGTGCTCAATCTTCTAAGGTATGGCATAAAAAATACCATAGCCGTTCAGGGCACCAGCGTTCCTAAAACTGTAAAGGAGCTCTCCAAGGCAAGAACAGTAACCTTATTTGTTGACGGTGACCATGGAGGCGAACTTATTATAAAAGAAATGCTGCAGGTTGCTGACGTGGATTTCATAGCCAGGGCCCCACCGGGAACTGAAGTTGAGGAACTTACATACAAGCAGATTGTTAAAGCTTTAAAATACAAGGCACCTGTAAATCAGTATCTTGAATCGCATGGAATGATAGAGGAACTCAAAGAATTTACTGAAAAAAACAATAAGGCCGTTGCAGACATGAATGTAAATATTGAGAAAAAGCTGGAAACGAAAGAGGAACCTCATAAAGCCGAAAAGGAGGAAAAACATGTGGAACATAGTGAGCCTGCCGCAACAACTGTAGAAGAGGAGATTAGGGATGTGGAAGACCCGCGCTTTGTAAGGAATAAATTAAATGAACTTTATGAAAGCAAGGCTGTTGAAATATATGACAGTACATCAAATCCAGTTGCAAGGTATCCCATTTCAGATGCTGTTGAGCTCATGCAGGGTGTCAAAAATGCCAGTGTAATAATAAGTGGGGGTGTTATCTCCCAGAGATTCGTTGATATAGCTTTCAACATGGGTGTTAAATCCATTTACGGCATGAAAATGGGACATGTAACAAAGAAGCCGGACGGAATCAGGGTGGTTACATGGGATCATATGTAA
- a CDS encoding DUF357 domain-containing protein — MELKEKVERYFEIEKSALEKIHISVPEDSYLYGIAKDHLDMVMNYYNDARYFYNKNDLINAFASLNYSYGWIDSAIRIGLFDGDSDHRLFTHFR, encoded by the coding sequence ATGGAATTAAAGGAAAAAGTTGAGAGATATTTTGAAATTGAGAAATCGGCACTGGAAAAAATACACATCAGTGTCCCTGAAGATTCATACCTATATGGCATAGCAAAAGATCATCTGGACATGGTGATGAATTACTACAACGACGCCAGGTATTTCTATAATAAAAATGATCTTATAAATGCATTTGCATCATTAAATTACTCATATGGCTGGATAGATTCGGCTATAAGGATAGGTTTATTTGATGGGGATTCTGATCACAGGTTATTCACTCATTTCAGGTGA
- a CDS encoding bifunctional N(6)-L-threonylcarbamoyladenine synthase/serine/threonine protein kinase, which translates to MKVLGLEGTAHTVSAGIVDENSILSNVSSTYIPASGGIHPREAAVHHADKIIPVIKEAFEQCNATPDEISLVAFSMGPGLGPCLRVVATAARAFSIKYSIPVIGVNHPLGHVEIGRKLSGARDPVMLYISGGNTQVIAHKNGSYRVLGETMDIGLGNMLDKFARDLGIPFPGGPVIEKLASRGDKLLELPYSVKGMDTSFSGIYTAARNLIGKESSENICYSVQETTFAMLVEVLERALYYTNKEEILLAGGVARNDRLRDMVYQMALSSGYRAYLTDKKYCMDNGAMIAQAGMLMYLSGQRQDIMDTRVNQRFRIDEVSVPWIKSEGTQINTGRGAEASITDAEFYGRKAIKKTRMEKIYRNAELDRRIRNERIRNEFNLLFKLKENGINVPVIYDFDKYDYSITMEKIGGITLNKLISENNLQLDKIRSLGALLAHMHNKSLSHGDLNPNNIMVWKNQIYLIDPSMGTVNCSVEDIADDIFLLTESFKSLFSQFSQSLEETLNESYSEVSNNYIEIAGVLDEIRQRRRYV; encoded by the coding sequence ATGAAGGTTCTTGGACTGGAAGGCACTGCCCACACTGTGAGCGCAGGAATTGTAGATGAAAACTCCATACTTTCTAATGTTTCTTCCACTTACATACCTGCCTCTGGAGGCATACATCCTAGAGAAGCAGCTGTTCATCATGCCGATAAAATTATACCTGTAATCAAGGAAGCATTCGAGCAGTGCAATGCAACACCTGATGAGATAAGCCTGGTAGCCTTTTCCATGGGTCCAGGATTAGGTCCCTGCCTCCGTGTGGTTGCCACTGCAGCACGGGCATTTTCAATAAAATACAGCATTCCGGTAATAGGCGTAAACCACCCACTTGGCCATGTGGAGATAGGAAGAAAACTTTCAGGTGCCAGGGACCCTGTTATGCTGTACATCTCAGGGGGAAATACCCAGGTTATAGCACATAAAAATGGGTCATACAGGGTACTGGGAGAAACCATGGATATAGGTTTAGGAAACATGCTTGATAAGTTTGCCAGGGATCTGGGCATACCATTCCCCGGAGGGCCGGTTATAGAGAAACTTGCATCCAGGGGAGACAAACTTCTTGAACTTCCATATTCAGTTAAGGGTATGGATACATCATTTTCAGGGATATACACGGCTGCCCGGAACCTCATTGGAAAGGAGTCATCCGAAAATATATGTTACAGTGTCCAGGAAACCACATTCGCAATGCTAGTGGAGGTGCTGGAAAGGGCACTTTACTACACAAATAAAGAAGAAATACTCCTGGCCGGCGGAGTTGCACGGAATGACAGGCTTAGGGATATGGTCTATCAAATGGCGTTATCTTCCGGTTACAGGGCATATTTGACCGATAAAAAATACTGCATGGATAATGGTGCCATGATTGCCCAGGCTGGCATGCTTATGTATCTCTCAGGTCAGAGGCAGGATATAATGGATACCCGGGTTAATCAGAGATTCAGGATAGATGAGGTTTCAGTTCCCTGGATTAAATCAGAGGGAACACAAATAAATACTGGGAGAGGGGCAGAGGCTTCCATCACTGATGCAGAATTTTATGGCAGAAAAGCCATCAAAAAAACGCGCATGGAGAAAATTTACAGGAATGCAGAACTGGACAGAAGAATAAGAAACGAAAGAATCAGGAACGAATTCAATCTCCTCTTCAAATTGAAGGAGAACGGGATAAACGTACCTGTAATCTATGATTTTGATAAATATGATTATTCCATAACAATGGAAAAAATTGGTGGGATAACACTTAATAAATTAATAAGTGAAAATAATTTACAGCTGGATAAAATAAGGAGCCTTGGTGCCCTGCTGGCACATATGCACAACAAATCCCTTTCACACGGGGATCTCAATCCAAATAATATTATGGTGTGGAAAAATCAGATTTATCTCATTGATCCCAGTATGGGGACAGTCAACTGCAGTGTCGAGGATATTGCCGATGATATCTTTCTTTTAACAGAATCTTTTAAAAGCCTGTTTTCTCAATTCAGCCAATCACTGGAAGAAACACTCAATGAATCCTACAGCGAAGTATCAAATAATTACATAGAAATAGCCGGTGTACTGGATGAAATAAGACAGAGAAGGAGATACGTATAG
- a CDS encoding DUF3198 domain-containing protein, with product MYKDKIYIISIVITLISLFFFIISINDLLFGNVALIHLFSIKFIGAWQYWVLIVSVILFSYFAYMSYSLISDMSKFKKLLQSSSKKTFISNMPDLERISKRFGEHYDDLLTEAKHKWGIKK from the coding sequence ATGTATAAAGATAAAATTTATATAATCAGCATTGTCATAACCCTTATTTCACTATTCTTCTTTATTATATCAATAAACGATCTTTTATTTGGCAATGTAGCTCTGATTCATTTATTTTCCATTAAATTTATAGGTGCATGGCAGTACTGGGTTTTGATTGTGTCTGTGATTTTATTTTCTTATTTCGCATATATGTCATATTCCCTGATAAGCGATATGTCAAAATTTAAAAAACTCCTGCAAAGTTCAAGTAAAAAAACCTTTATTTCGAATATGCCTGATCTTGAACGGATATCTAAAAGATTCGGGGAACACTATGACGACCTGCTTACTGAGGCCAAGCATAAGTGGGGCATTAAAAAATAA
- a CDS encoding TIM barrel protein, with translation MIKFGVAGIPLTSKGRTYIDSIEDIGNLGLNSLEVQLLRVNVSEDPAIEYVGMYPKDVDDSIIVDVLRPDENGNYKSIGTENEIEEDDIVQEIFWNMARNYDDLRNGSEIARELDVDISMHAPYYMDMLNGGEMAEKSINHLRWSLLIGRAMGAKRIITHTGFYTRKKSEALKKALDIYSDIAKEFSHEKGYPYIGIEAAGKKDLFGTQKELFYLADRIPDVEPILNFPHIHSINNGSLIDAKNFEDVINSFAKYSKYDLYTEFGGVEYDNGNELKITAIKHGDLKFETLADVISSNDRDMDIISMSPLLEHDAQYMELMYWRALSKKYQKKLAKKL, from the coding sequence ATGATTAAGTTTGGTGTTGCAGGGATACCGCTTACCAGCAAGGGAAGAACCTATATAGATTCTATAGAAGATATAGGGAATCTTGGATTAAATTCACTAGAGGTCCAGCTGTTGAGGGTCAATGTAAGTGAAGACCCTGCGATTGAATATGTTGGTATGTATCCAAAAGATGTCGATGACTCTATTATAGTTGATGTTTTAAGGCCAGATGAAAATGGAAATTATAAAAGCATAGGAACCGAGAATGAAATAGAGGAAGACGATATTGTACAGGAAATCTTCTGGAACATGGCCCGCAACTATGACGATCTTAGAAATGGCAGTGAAATCGCCAGGGAACTTGATGTGGACATCTCCATGCATGCCCCTTATTACATGGATATGCTTAACGGGGGAGAAATGGCTGAAAAATCTATAAACCATTTGAGATGGTCACTTTTAATTGGCAGGGCCATGGGCGCAAAGAGAATAATCACACATACAGGATTTTATACTAGGAAAAAATCTGAAGCCCTGAAAAAGGCACTTGATATATATTCAGATATAGCGAAAGAGTTTTCGCATGAAAAGGGGTATCCATACATAGGCATAGAGGCTGCTGGCAAAAAGGACCTATTCGGCACACAGAAAGAGCTATTCTATCTGGCTGATAGAATTCCTGATGTTGAACCTATACTGAATTTCCCACATATACATTCAATAAACAACGGCTCACTCATAGATGCAAAGAACTTTGAAGACGTAATAAATTCATTTGCAAAATATTCCAAGTATGACCTCTATACGGAATTCGGCGGAGTTGAATATGACAATGGGAATGAACTGAAGATAACTGCAATAAAGCATGGAGATCTAAAATTTGAAACACTGGCTGATGTCATATCATCCAATGATAGAGATATGGACATAATATCCATGTCTCCTCTTCTGGAACATGACGCACAGTATATGGAGCTTATGTACTGGAGGGCACTTTCAAAAAAATACCAGAAAAAACTTGCAAAAAAATTATAG
- the eif2g gene encoding translation initiation factor IF-2 subunit gamma, with the protein MEQPSVNIGMVGHVDHGKSTLTFALTGKKTDVHSEEVKRGISIKLGYADTPIYRCTGDDGKEFYSNKKESENCKLSRVISIVDAPGHETLMATMLAGSAIMNGAILVIAANETCPQPQTREHLTALEIMGIKEIIVVQNKIDLVTRERALESYKEIKSFLKGSIAENAPVIPVSAYHNTNIDIVLEAIEKIIKTPEFREDDTPMMYIARSFDINKPGTKPADLKGGVLGGALIRGKLTVGDEIEISPGVQSTKGNKTVWENVTTRITSLMAGSSSYKSIVPGGLAAVGTELDPFLTKGDSFTGRIVGLKGHVPKTIFNLEMDIHLLNRVVGFDEEVTVEPLKPNEIIMLTIGTANTIGSVTSIKDNRVSVALKYPVAANINDRMAIGRRISNRWRLIGYGSILSI; encoded by the coding sequence ATGGAGCAGCCTTCTGTAAATATAGGTATGGTCGGCCACGTGGACCATGGGAAGAGCACACTGACTTTTGCCCTTACCGGAAAAAAAACAGATGTTCACTCGGAGGAAGTTAAGCGTGGCATTTCTATCAAGCTAGGGTATGCAGATACGCCTATATACCGTTGCACAGGCGACGACGGCAAGGAATTTTACTCAAATAAAAAAGAATCTGAAAATTGCAAACTTTCCCGTGTAATTTCAATTGTAGATGCACCTGGCCATGAAACTCTTATGGCCACAATGCTTGCAGGATCTGCCATTATGAATGGGGCGATTCTTGTTATAGCAGCAAATGAAACCTGTCCCCAACCACAGACGAGGGAGCATTTAACAGCCCTGGAAATAATGGGCATCAAGGAAATAATAGTGGTGCAGAATAAGATAGATCTGGTTACCCGTGAAAGGGCACTTGAAAGCTATAAGGAAATTAAGAGTTTTTTAAAGGGTAGCATAGCCGAGAATGCACCGGTAATACCGGTAAGCGCATATCATAATACAAATATTGATATAGTTTTGGAAGCCATAGAGAAAATTATAAAAACCCCTGAATTTAGGGAGGATGACACACCTATGATGTATATTGCCCGATCTTTTGATATAAACAAGCCTGGTACAAAACCTGCGGACTTAAAAGGCGGCGTACTTGGTGGGGCACTTATAAGGGGGAAATTAACGGTTGGCGACGAGATAGAAATTTCACCTGGGGTTCAATCCACAAAAGGCAATAAAACGGTCTGGGAAAATGTAACCACCAGGATAACCTCTCTTATGGCCGGTTCATCTTCATATAAATCAATAGTTCCAGGAGGCCTGGCAGCTGTTGGTACTGAACTTGATCCATTTCTGACCAAGGGTGATTCCTTCACAGGCCGGATAGTTGGATTGAAAGGACATGTACCAAAAACTATATTTAATCTTGAAATGGATATACATCTACTGAACAGGGTCGTTGGTTTTGATGAAGAGGTGACAGTTGAGCCACTAAAGCCAAATGAAATTATAATGCTCACTATTGGAACCGCCAATACAATAGGATCGGTAACATCCATAAAAGACAACAGGGTCAGTGTTGCATTAAAATATCCAGTGGCGGCAAACATAAACGATCGTATGGCAATCGGCAGGCGCATATCTAACAGGTGGCGTCTGATAGGTTACGGTTCAATACTGAGCATATAA
- a CDS encoding DUF5611 family protein codes for MREYPVKKTVKISNSAISEILKSYNMDFEEKEGHIISSYPGLKKIELWTDGKKLYAETETDMEYKNPGETIKFFNNLLEKLTGYTSKERKKLISK; via the coding sequence ATGAGAGAATATCCTGTTAAGAAAACTGTTAAAATTAGCAATTCTGCCATATCTGAAATTCTGAAATCCTATAATATGGATTTTGAAGAAAAAGAGGGGCATATTATATCATCTTATCCCGGTCTAAAAAAAATAGAACTGTGGACGGATGGGAAGAAGTTATATGCAGAAACTGAAACGGATATGGAGTATAAGAATCCTGGTGAAACTATTAAATTCTTCAATAATTTACTGGAAAAACTGACCGGTTATACATCTAAGGAAAGAAAGAAGCTAATATCTAAATAG
- a CDS encoding 30S ribosomal protein S6e: protein MVVAVIADRKTGKTYKKEISEDVLGSLAGRKIGEEIDGIFFEMPGYKLKVTGGSANDGFPMKRDLSIAGKKRILVSYNSGRKGKNGIRKRVTFRGNIIGSDISQLNLVVTQYGTKPLDAGEEEEQKGEQ, encoded by the coding sequence ATGGTTGTAGCAGTAATTGCAGACAGGAAAACCGGTAAAACATACAAAAAGGAAATATCAGAGGATGTTCTGGGCTCCCTTGCCGGTAGAAAAATTGGTGAAGAAATAGATGGCATATTTTTCGAAATGCCTGGATATAAATTGAAGGTTACAGGCGGAAGTGCTAATGATGGATTTCCAATGAAAAGAGATCTATCCATAGCCGGAAAGAAAAGAATACTGGTATCTTATAATTCAGGCAGAAAAGGGAAAAATGGCATTAGAAAAAGAGTGACTTTCAGGGGAAATATTATAGGCTCAGATATATCTCAGCTGAATCTGGTGGTTACACAGTATGGAACAAAACCTCTTGATGCTGGCGAAGAAGAGGAACAGAAAGGAGAACAGTAA
- a CDS encoding non-canonical purine NTP pyrophosphatase: MVLKFVTSNEHKYIEVSAAFQKNGISLSWQKKKYEEIQAGDTETISRDSCIKLAKDTEQPFFIDDTGLYIEKLNGFPGPYASYVQDTIGNSGIIKLASGSSAYFKTVISLIIENKVYQFTGTLNGKISDKESMGNKFGYDPIFIPDGYSISLADLSPYEKNGISHRGKALGNLINFLILNHIM, encoded by the coding sequence ATGGTATTAAAATTCGTAACAAGCAATGAACATAAATATATTGAAGTTTCTGCGGCCTTCCAGAAAAATGGGATCTCACTTTCCTGGCAAAAGAAAAAATATGAAGAAATCCAGGCAGGAGATACTGAGACTATCAGCAGGGATAGCTGTATAAAACTTGCAAAGGATACAGAGCAACCCTTTTTCATTGACGATACTGGACTATACATAGAAAAGCTGAACGGATTCCCGGGCCCATATGCATCATATGTACAGGATACAATTGGCAATTCTGGCATAATTAAACTGGCTTCCGGGTCCAGTGCATATTTTAAAACTGTAATTTCCTTAATCATAGAAAATAAGGTATACCAGTTTACCGGAACATTAAATGGGAAAATATCGGATAAGGAAAGCATGGGAAACAAATTTGGATATGATCCCATATTTATTCCTGATGGGTACAGCATATCACTTGCGGATCTATCCCCTTATGAGAAAAATGGCATATCGCATAGGGGGAAGGCCCTGGGCAATTTAATAAATTTCCTGATACTGAATCATATAATGTAA
- a CDS encoding HU family DNA-binding protein, whose product MVGISELSKKVASTTNTTQKKTAEIITAFLKETVDSVNAGKKVNLADFGIFERKEQKERVARNPKTREEIKVPAKDKFVFRASSAIKYKD is encoded by the coding sequence ATGGTAGGTATAAGTGAATTATCAAAGAAAGTTGCCAGCACGACTAACACAACCCAGAAGAAGACAGCTGAAATAATAACAGCATTTCTGAAGGAGACCGTTGACTCGGTAAATGCGGGTAAGAAAGTAAACCTTGCTGATTTCGGTATCTTTGAAAGAAAGGAACAGAAAGAAAGAGTTGCAAGAAACCCAAAGACCAGAGAAGAAATAAAGGTTCCTGCCAAGGACAAATTTGTGTTCAGAGCATCATCAGCAATTAAATATAAGGATTAA
- a CDS encoding MFS transporter — translation MMRVFDRSQFRILSLVSMTIGLRTLGLFMVLPIFTLYGEKFTASYLLIGIALGAYGITMAIFQTPLGRLSDRYGRKLIISIGILTFVIGNLICADPINIYGLVLGRLVEGAGAVSSAGIALVHESVPVERRNISDAIIGVAIGFSFMVGVIVGPLLTTIVNYSFIFIIAAIIGIVSFIPLLMVMEAKKERIFKIKSKIDSKLAVISIISFFIYFYMIVFYFYLPLYSLRYFPVNRFYEFLIPVVIIAGIIGLAIARPADKNKTVLFSLVSLIVLLISIPLFFLNNRVNDVTYFGLSVAAFYSGYIISETVFPTLITRLAPRNSYGGNLGFYTSMQHAGVFFGALFTGLLIVKINHDTSIMILLIVSFIFSIVLLYFITHFREIYLNRKND, via the coding sequence ATGATGCGGGTATTTGATAGAAGCCAGTTCAGAATACTTTCCCTGGTTTCAATGACTATAGGGCTAAGAACCCTGGGCCTTTTCATGGTTTTACCTATATTTACGCTTTATGGAGAAAAATTTACAGCTTCATATTTGCTCATTGGGATCGCACTGGGGGCTTATGGAATAACAATGGCTATTTTTCAGACACCGTTGGGAAGGCTATCAGATCGTTATGGGAGAAAGTTGATTATATCCATAGGCATTTTAACATTTGTTATAGGAAATTTGATATGTGCAGATCCGATTAATATTTATGGACTTGTACTAGGTAGGCTAGTTGAGGGTGCGGGTGCAGTAAGTTCTGCTGGAATAGCACTGGTACACGAAAGTGTTCCTGTAGAAAGAAGGAATATTTCTGATGCTATTATAGGTGTAGCCATAGGTTTTTCATTTATGGTTGGTGTTATCGTAGGGCCTTTACTGACAACAATTGTTAATTATTCATTTATATTCATTATAGCTGCAATTATAGGAATAGTGTCATTTATTCCGCTGTTGATGGTAATGGAGGCAAAGAAAGAAAGGATATTCAAGATAAAAAGCAAGATTGATTCTAAACTTGCGGTAATATCTATCATAAGCTTTTTTATCTATTTTTATATGATTGTCTTCTACTTTTATCTTCCTTTATACTCACTTAGATATTTTCCAGTTAACAGGTTTTATGAATTCCTAATACCTGTGGTTATTATAGCCGGCATTATAGGACTCGCCATCGCGAGACCGGCGGATAAAAATAAAACGGTATTATTTTCACTTGTATCATTAATAGTTTTATTGATAAGCATTCCTTTATTCTTTCTGAATAATAGAGTTAACGATGTCACATACTTTGGTTTGAGTGTTGCGGCATTCTATTCCGGATATATAATAAGTGAAACGGTGTTCCCTACCCTTATAACAAGACTGGCACCCAGGAACAGCTATGGGGGAAATCTTGGATTTTACACATCCATGCAACATGCAGGTGTGTTTTTTGGGGCCCTGTTTACAGGACTATTGATAGTTAAGATAAACCATGATACATCCATTATGATTCTCCTAATTGTGTCGTTTATATTTAGTATAGTCTTACTGTATTTTATTACTCACTTCAGGGAAATTTATCTCAACAGGAAAAATGATTAA
- the speE gene encoding polyamine aminopropyltransferase, which produces MRLIENWFSERYSDNLQLSFRIKDQLLSIKTDYQRIDLFDTYDFGKLLSIDGTVQLTEKDEYIYHEMITMVPYYFNSKPSRVLIIGGGDGGAARRLLDLGIKNIINVEIDGNVVEVAKKYFPAISSSFKESAVKLIIGDGIKYIKESSDKFDRIIIDSTDPVGPAEGLFSREFYNDIKAHLAPDGIVVTQSGSPYYQPTALAMAHKGMTEVFRDVRTYCAFIPTYPSGLWSFTMASPDQIIGRDESKITGKYFNGDVLTGSFYLPEFVKNILK; this is translated from the coding sequence ATGAGACTAATAGAAAACTGGTTTTCAGAGAGATATTCAGACAACTTGCAGCTTTCCTTCAGAATTAAGGATCAGCTCCTTTCAATAAAAACCGATTATCAGAGGATAGACCTATTTGACACCTATGATTTCGGTAAATTACTATCCATAGATGGCACTGTTCAGCTAACTGAAAAGGATGAATATATTTATCACGAAATGATAACAATGGTTCCATATTACTTTAATTCAAAGCCTTCCAGGGTTCTAATTATAGGGGGAGGAGATGGTGGTGCTGCAAGGCGCCTTCTAGACCTTGGAATTAAAAATATAATTAACGTAGAAATAGATGGGAATGTTGTTGAAGTCGCCAAGAAATATTTTCCGGCAATATCATCCTCATTCAAGGAAAGTGCAGTGAAATTGATTATCGGTGATGGGATAAAATACATAAAAGAAAGCAGTGATAAGTTTGACAGGATTATAATTGATTCCACAGATCCTGTAGGGCCTGCTGAGGGATTATTTTCCCGGGAGTTTTATAATGACATAAAAGCACATTTAGCCCCTGATGGAATAGTGGTGACACAGTCAGGGTCTCCATATTACCAGCCCACTGCACTGGCCATGGCACATAAAGGAATGACAGAAGTTTTCAGGGATGTTAGAACATACTGTGCGTTTATACCCACGTACCCTAGTGGCCTCTGGTCTTTTACCATGGCGTCCCCAGATCAGATCATAGGAAGAGATGAATCTAAAATAACAGGAAAATACTTCAACGGAGATGTTTTGACCGGTTCATTTTATTTACCGGAATTTGTAAAAAACATCTTAAAATAA
- a CDS encoding DNA recombination protein RmuC, producing the protein MYFSGAVDAIIGFIAGIAVGMFLYFIVSRKLYTNMEGKLKSSMHEFLEAENRNLLNTSTIAFRNALETERSDRENTGLRLNSLIDPLRDSLQKYQTYIEGVENERKSETGALKDNLDTLSKKITDLEHDTIKLSSALKNPSIRGKWGEITLRRTVEIAGMIPYCDFIEQAVLEDKSKPDMIIRLPNRRNIVVDSKVPLSGFFESQDDANNSGEIDRYLAAFNNHIRELASKKYWEKFDGSVDFVVMFLPMESLLSTVMSSRPDMIEDAISKRVIVATPVTLISLLLTVHMGWKDVNTIENFNELTVKIKDFYNNMETFVNDFNDTSKNLSRSIDSFNRMTADIQKKLDPIIENIIKTDMVTNKSNIGLNTVDRKPSEIDDHLK; encoded by the coding sequence ATGTACTTTTCTGGAGCCGTGGATGCAATAATAGGTTTTATTGCGGGAATCGCTGTTGGCATGTTTTTATACTTTATAGTTTCAAGAAAGTTATATACAAATATGGAGGGGAAGTTAAAATCAAGCATGCATGAGTTTTTGGAAGCAGAGAATAGAAATCTTCTGAACACAAGCACCATTGCCTTCAGGAACGCGCTGGAAACTGAAAGGTCAGATAGAGAAAACACAGGACTCAGATTGAATAGCCTCATAGACCCGCTACGGGATTCATTACAAAAATACCAGACTTATATAGAAGGCGTTGAAAATGAAAGAAAATCTGAAACCGGTGCTTTGAAGGATAATCTGGATACCCTTTCAAAGAAAATTACAGATCTTGAACATGACACAATAAAACTTTCCAGCGCACTGAAAAATCCATCTATAAGAGGCAAGTGGGGTGAAATAACTCTAAGAAGAACTGTGGAGATAGCCGGTATGATTCCTTACTGTGATTTTATAGAGCAGGCAGTGTTAGAAGATAAATCCAAGCCGGATATGATAATAAGATTGCCCAACAGGAGGAATATAGTGGTAGATTCAAAAGTTCCCCTAAGCGGGTTCTTTGAAAGCCAGGACGATGCCAATAACTCGGGTGAGATAGATCGGTATTTAGCTGCATTTAATAACCACATAAGGGAACTTGCCTCAAAGAAGTACTGGGAAAAATTTGACGGTTCAGTAGATTTTGTGGTGATGTTTCTCCCTATGGAATCTCTTTTAAGTACTGTAATGTCCAGCAGGCCAGATATGATAGAGGATGCGATTTCAAAAAGGGTCATTGTGGCCACACCTGTAACTCTAATATCTTTATTATTAACGGTCCATATGGGATGGAAGGACGTTAACACCATAGAAAATTTTAATGAACTTACTGTAAAAATAAAGGACTTTTATAACAATATGGAAACATTTGTCAATGATTTCAATGATACGTCGAAGAATCTTTCAAGGTCCATAGATTCATTCAACCGTATGACAGCAGATATACAGAAGAAACTGGACCCAATTATAGAAAATATCATAAAAACAGATATGGTGACAAATAAAAGTAATATTGGCCTTAATACTGTGGACCGGAAACCGTCGGAAATTGATGATCACCTGAAATGA